A stretch of Lepisosteus oculatus isolate fLepOcu1 chromosome 11, fLepOcu1.hap2, whole genome shotgun sequence DNA encodes these proteins:
- the sting1 gene encoding stimulator of interferon genes protein isoform X1, whose protein sequence is MPDPQQPSGRRSVVPRPRGKLSALTAVALCCALLLWAAVWRGSLLLLRYTAVGCLALSTGSILRGACLLVEELVNHSFSRYRGNLMKMLKACFHRGHFLCLAVVCVFNQLEPEDWLSVCMACICSLLFSAMGLCDPAAVEVSEIVEQRKMNVGHGLAWSFYTGYLRLILPTGLEASIEEYHASRSAAVLQHRDTWKLHILIPLSCCIPDKLEEADDNISFLDNLPDITIDRAGIRKRVFKHSIYTIYDQAKRPHYCVVEYATPLVTLYQMSQEAMAGFDAEERLQQSTLFFRTLRDILESSRECRGRYRLILLDDCRALGEGSETEPHFLSQEILRHLEQQKREEYCIREAPNTQPQDALSRQPTLMISNDLPQPLRSIRS, encoded by the exons ATGCCGGACCCCCAGCAGCCCAGCGGGAGGCGCTCCGTGGTCCCGCGGCCGCGCGGGAAACTCTCGGCGCTGACGGCAGTGGCGCTGTGCTGCGCCCTGCTGCTCTGGGCGGCAGTGTGGAGGGGctccctgctgctgctgaggTACACGGCCGTGGGCTGCCTGGCCCTGTCCACAGGCAGCATCCTGAGAGGAGCGTGCCTGCTCGTGGAGGAGCTCGTCAATCACTCCTTCTCCAG GTACCGAGGCAACCTGATGAAGATGCTGAAAGCCTGCTTTCACCGGGGTCATTTTCTCTGCCTGGCTGTGGTGTGTGTCTTTAACCAGCTGGAGCCTGAGGACTGGCTCTCCGTGTGTATGGCCTGTATCTGCTCCCTCCTCTTCAGTGCTATGGGGTTATGT GACCCTGCCGCAGTGGAGGTGTCTGAAATTGTTGAGCAGAGGAAGATGAACGTGGGGCACGGGCTGGCCTGGTCCTTCTACACCGGGTACCTGAGACTCATCCTTCCCA CAGGGCTGGAGGCCTCGATCGAGGAGTACCACGCCAGCCGGAGCGCCGCCGTGCTGCAGCACCGGGACACCTGGAAGCTGCACATCCTCATCCCCCTGAGCTGCTGCATCCCGGACAAGCTGGAGGAGGCCGACGACAACATCAGCTTCCTGGACAACCTGCCCGACATCACCATCGACAGGGCCGGCATCCGGAAGAGGGTGTTCAAGCACAGCATCTACACCATCTACGACCAGGCCAAGAGG CCTCACTACTGTGTGGTGGAGTACGCCACTCCCCTCGTGACCCTGTACCAGATGTCTCAGGAGGCCATGGCAGGCTTCGACGCCGAGGAGCGCCTGCAGCAGAGCACCCTGTTCTTCAGGACTCTGCGGGACATCCTGGAGAGCTCACGCGAGTGCCGCGGGCGCTACAGGCTCATCCTGCTGGACG ACTGCAGAGCCCTGGGCGAGGGCTCCGAGACAGAGCCCCACTTCCTGTCTCAGGAGATCCTGAGGCATCTGGAGCAGCAGAAGAGAGAGGAGTACTGTATCCGAGAGGCTCCTAACACTCAGCCACAGGATGCCCTGTCCCGGCAGCCCACCCTCATGATCAGCAACGACCTGCCTCAGCCTCTGAGGTCTATAAGAAGCTAA
- the LOC107077692 gene encoding uncharacterized protein C10orf105-like: MDTLTPSPGLPPSLTPGLRSDPPAGPVTPDALLVLTAIVVAFVLLAVAIVLLVSCGPRLQETRLRGRREPLPQDLEAPGAPQLTLWQRLGSLRKSLQPARRREGRARTPCLCKFHQQGGSQEPHVIEATYL, from the coding sequence ATGGACACCTTGACTCCCAGCCCCGGCCTGCCCCCCAGCCTGACCCCCGGCCTGCGCTCAGACCCCCCAGCGGGGCCGGTGACCCCGGACGCTCTGCTGGTCCTCACTGCCATCGTGGTCGCGTTCGTGCTGCTGGCGGTGGCCATCGTCCTGCTGGTCAGCTGCGGCCCCCGGCTGCAGGAGACCCGCCTCAGGGGGCGCCGGGAGCCCCTCCCACAGGACCTAGAGGCCCCCGGCGCCCCCCAGCTCACCCTGTGGCAGAGGCTGGGCTCCCTCAGGAAGTCTCTCCAGCCAGCGCGGCGCAGGGAGGGGCGGGCCAGGACACCGTGCCTCTGCAAGTTCCACCAGCAGGGCGGCAGCCAAGAGCCCCACGTGATCGAGGCCACCTACCTGTAG
- the sting1 gene encoding stimulator of interferon genes protein isoform X2 yields the protein MPDPQQPSGRRSVVPRPRGKLSALTAVALCCALLLWAAVWRGSLLLLRYTAVGCLALSTGSILRGACLLVEELVNHSFSRYRGNLMKMLKACFHRGHFLCLAVVCVFNQLEPEDWLSVCMACICSLLFSAMGLCDPAAVEVSEIVEQRKMNVGHGLAWSFYTGYLRLILPRLEASIEEYHASRSAAVLQHRDTWKLHILIPLSCCIPDKLEEADDNISFLDNLPDITIDRAGIRKRVFKHSIYTIYDQAKRPHYCVVEYATPLVTLYQMSQEAMAGFDAEERLQQSTLFFRTLRDILESSRECRGRYRLILLDDCRALGEGSETEPHFLSQEILRHLEQQKREEYCIREAPNTQPQDALSRQPTLMISNDLPQPLRSIRS from the exons ATGCCGGACCCCCAGCAGCCCAGCGGGAGGCGCTCCGTGGTCCCGCGGCCGCGCGGGAAACTCTCGGCGCTGACGGCAGTGGCGCTGTGCTGCGCCCTGCTGCTCTGGGCGGCAGTGTGGAGGGGctccctgctgctgctgaggTACACGGCCGTGGGCTGCCTGGCCCTGTCCACAGGCAGCATCCTGAGAGGAGCGTGCCTGCTCGTGGAGGAGCTCGTCAATCACTCCTTCTCCAG GTACCGAGGCAACCTGATGAAGATGCTGAAAGCCTGCTTTCACCGGGGTCATTTTCTCTGCCTGGCTGTGGTGTGTGTCTTTAACCAGCTGGAGCCTGAGGACTGGCTCTCCGTGTGTATGGCCTGTATCTGCTCCCTCCTCTTCAGTGCTATGGGGTTATGT GACCCTGCCGCAGTGGAGGTGTCTGAAATTGTTGAGCAGAGGAAGATGAACGTGGGGCACGGGCTGGCCTGGTCCTTCTACACCGGGTACCTGAGACTCATCCTTCCCA GGCTGGAGGCCTCGATCGAGGAGTACCACGCCAGCCGGAGCGCCGCCGTGCTGCAGCACCGGGACACCTGGAAGCTGCACATCCTCATCCCCCTGAGCTGCTGCATCCCGGACAAGCTGGAGGAGGCCGACGACAACATCAGCTTCCTGGACAACCTGCCCGACATCACCATCGACAGGGCCGGCATCCGGAAGAGGGTGTTCAAGCACAGCATCTACACCATCTACGACCAGGCCAAGAGG CCTCACTACTGTGTGGTGGAGTACGCCACTCCCCTCGTGACCCTGTACCAGATGTCTCAGGAGGCCATGGCAGGCTTCGACGCCGAGGAGCGCCTGCAGCAGAGCACCCTGTTCTTCAGGACTCTGCGGGACATCCTGGAGAGCTCACGCGAGTGCCGCGGGCGCTACAGGCTCATCCTGCTGGACG ACTGCAGAGCCCTGGGCGAGGGCTCCGAGACAGAGCCCCACTTCCTGTCTCAGGAGATCCTGAGGCATCTGGAGCAGCAGAAGAGAGAGGAGTACTGTATCCGAGAGGCTCCTAACACTCAGCCACAGGATGCCCTGTCCCGGCAGCCCACCCTCATGATCAGCAACGACCTGCCTCAGCCTCTGAGGTCTATAAGAAGCTAA